From Aquabacter sp. L1I39, the proteins below share one genomic window:
- a CDS encoding APC family permease: MHRDIGLVGLTFVAVSGIIGSGWLFAPLLAAQHAGPAALIAWIIGGVAMLLLALTFAEISAMLPVPGGVARVPLFSHGNFVCTMMGWSGWVGYTTQAPIEVEAMLRYVGPHANWLYVAGPGTDLSFMGIVLSMTLLAVFVVINAIGVKFFAYVNSSITWAKILIPLILVGMLLYTRFEVSNFTDHGGFAPFQWAGVLSAVSSGGVIFSYIGFRHAVDMAGEVRNPGFTIPTALVLSVFICFLIYGGLQFAFIGALKPEELINGWGKLQLSSDYGPLGAVASALGLMWLVSLLNVGAVVGPMGGALVATGSCARISFALAENGLFPRLIATLSDRGVPLTALLMNLAVAVLTFILLPFEEVVKLNESAIMLSFVVGPVGVVALRHILPKARRPIVLPAVKVLACAAFVICGLIILWAGWETVWRLGLCLMVGAVLFFTYAIRHIKGTPDLAEAAWLGPYFVGMGAISALSTFGGMGVLTHGLDSLLVVLLSIGVFFHAVHCRLSEAKFRSYVSEEVLAEAEIGDHGVVRAESALRHRH; encoded by the coding sequence ATGCACCGTGACATCGGGCTCGTGGGCCTGACCTTCGTCGCGGTGAGCGGCATCATCGGCTCGGGCTGGCTGTTCGCGCCGCTGCTCGCCGCCCAGCATGCGGGTCCGGCGGCGCTCATCGCCTGGATCATCGGCGGCGTGGCCATGCTGCTGCTGGCGCTCACTTTTGCTGAAATCTCGGCCATGCTGCCGGTCCCCGGCGGCGTCGCCCGCGTGCCGCTGTTCAGCCACGGCAATTTCGTCTGCACCATGATGGGCTGGAGCGGATGGGTGGGCTACACCACCCAGGCCCCCATCGAGGTGGAGGCCATGCTGCGCTATGTGGGGCCGCACGCCAACTGGCTCTATGTGGCCGGTCCCGGCACCGATTTGTCCTTTATGGGCATTGTCCTGTCCATGACCCTGCTGGCGGTGTTCGTGGTCATCAACGCCATCGGTGTGAAGTTCTTCGCCTATGTGAACAGCTCCATCACCTGGGCCAAGATCCTCATTCCGCTCATCCTGGTGGGCATGCTGCTCTATACGCGGTTCGAGGTGTCCAACTTCACCGACCACGGCGGCTTTGCCCCGTTCCAATGGGCGGGCGTGCTGAGCGCGGTGTCGTCCGGCGGCGTCATCTTCTCCTATATCGGCTTCCGCCATGCGGTGGACATGGCCGGCGAGGTGCGCAATCCCGGCTTCACGATTCCCACCGCCCTGGTCCTCTCCGTCTTCATCTGCTTCCTGATCTATGGCGGGCTGCAATTTGCCTTCATCGGCGCCCTGAAGCCGGAAGAGCTGATCAATGGCTGGGGCAAGCTGCAATTGTCGTCCGATTACGGCCCGCTGGGCGCGGTGGCGAGCGCGCTCGGCCTCATGTGGCTGGTGAGCCTTTTGAATGTGGGCGCGGTGGTCGGCCCCATGGGCGGGGCGCTGGTGGCCACCGGCTCGTGCGCCCGCATCTCCTTCGCGCTGGCCGAGAACGGCCTTTTCCCGCGCCTCATCGCCACCTTGTCGGACCGGGGCGTGCCGCTCACGGCCCTCCTCATGAATCTTGCGGTGGCGGTATTGACCTTCATCCTCCTGCCCTTCGAGGAGGTGGTGAAGCTGAACGAATCCGCCATCATGCTGTCCTTCGTGGTCGGCCCGGTGGGCGTGGTGGCGCTGCGTCACATCCTGCCCAAGGCGCGCCGGCCCATCGTGTTGCCGGCCGTGAAGGTGCTGGCCTGCGCCGCTTTCGTGATCTGCGGGCTCATCATCCTGTGGGCGGGCTGGGAGACGGTGTGGCGGCTCGGTCTGTGCCTGATGGTGGGGGCGGTGTTGTTCTTCACCTATGCCATCCGCCACATCAAGGGCACGCCGGACCTGGCGGAGGCGGCCTGGCTCGGCCCCTATTTCGTGGGCATGGGCGCCATTTCGGCGCTGAGCACCTTCGGCGGCATGGGGGTTCTCACCCATGGCCTCGACAGCCTCCTGGTGGTGCTGCTGTCCATCGGCGTGTTCTTCCACGCGGTGCATTGCCGCCTGAGCGAGGCGAAGTTCCGCTCCTATGTCTCCGAGGAAGTGCTGGCGGAGGCGGAGATCGGCGACCACGGCGTGGTGCGCGCGGAAAGCGCGCTGCGCCATCGGCATTGA
- a CDS encoding cysteine desulfurase family protein, with translation MSTAPAAPSKVAYLDHNATSPLRPSARAAFLEALEAGGNASSVHADGRAARARLERARGQVAGLLDVDPRGVTFTSGATEAASAILHPDLEIAGRPVTCDVLLVSAVEHPCVLSGHRFPTDKVEVIPVDGDGVIDLKALENRLAALAAMGLRPYLSLMAANNETGVLQPVAEAAERVHAVGGVVHCDAVQAAGRVDVTLAGLKADFVTLSAHKLGGPQGAGAVVAHPDSRARVPLMAGGGQERGRRGGTQNVPAMVGFGAAADDAATHLSAEAMRLTGLRRRLETGIVEQLQDAWIAGAGAARLPNTVCAVFPGLKAETLVIALDLAHVRVSAGSACSSGKVGSSHVLAAMGAASGLGPEATAGAIRFSLGWSSGEEDVDLALAALGRAVPRLSSRPARVA, from the coding sequence ATGAGCACGGCCCCCGCCGCACCGTCCAAGGTCGCCTATCTCGACCACAATGCCACCTCGCCCCTGCGCCCCTCTGCCCGCGCCGCCTTCCTTGAGGCGCTGGAGGCGGGCGGCAATGCCTCGTCCGTGCATGCGGACGGGCGCGCGGCGCGCGCGCGGCTGGAGCGGGCGCGGGGGCAGGTGGCGGGGCTCCTGGATGTGGATCCGCGCGGCGTGACCTTCACGTCGGGGGCGACCGAGGCGGCGAGCGCCATCCTTCACCCCGATCTGGAGATCGCCGGACGGCCGGTGACCTGCGACGTGCTGCTGGTCTCCGCCGTGGAGCATCCCTGCGTCCTGTCCGGCCACCGCTTCCCCACCGACAAGGTGGAGGTGATCCCTGTGGACGGGGACGGCGTAATTGACCTGAAAGCCCTTGAAAACCGCCTCGCCGCCCTTGCCGCCATGGGGCTTCGCCCCTACCTCTCCCTCATGGCCGCCAACAACGAGACGGGCGTCCTCCAGCCGGTGGCGGAGGCCGCCGAGCGGGTGCATGCGGTGGGTGGCGTCGTCCATTGCGACGCCGTCCAGGCGGCTGGCCGGGTGGATGTCACGCTCGCCGGGCTGAAGGCGGATTTCGTCACCCTGTCCGCCCACAAATTGGGCGGGCCGCAGGGGGCAGGCGCGGTGGTCGCCCACCCCGACAGCCGGGCGCGCGTGCCCTTGATGGCGGGCGGTGGCCAGGAGCGGGGCCGGCGGGGCGGCACCCAGAATGTGCCGGCCATGGTGGGTTTCGGCGCCGCCGCCGACGACGCCGCGACGCATTTGAGCGCGGAAGCCATGCGCCTGACGGGCTTGCGCCGCCGGCTCGAAACGGGGATTGTGGAACAGCTCCAGGACGCGTGGATCGCGGGGGCGGGTGCGGCGCGCCTGCCCAATACGGTCTGTGCGGTGTTTCCGGGCCTGAAGGCCGAAACCCTGGTGATCGCGCTCGATCTCGCCCATGTCCGCGTGAGCGCCGGGTCGGCCTGCTCCTCGGGCAAGGTCGGCTCTTCCCATGTGCTCGCGGCCATGGGGGCGGCCTCCGGCCTCGGGCCGGAAGCCACGGCGGGGGCCATACGATTTTCGCTCGGCTGGTCGAGCGGGGAAGAGGATGTGGATCTGGCACTGGCGGCGCTCGGCCGCGCGGTGCCGCGTTTGAGCAGCCGCCCGGCACGGGTGGCATGA
- a CDS encoding alpha/beta hydrolase has product MPEVIFTGEKGRLEGRYQPAKTRNSPIAIILHPHPQFGGTMNNPLVYNLYYQFVNRGFSVLRFNFRGVGRSQGSFDHGTGELSDAAAALDWAQSVNPDARACWIAGVSFGAWIGMQLLMRRPEVEGFISVAAPASLYDFSFLAPCPSSGLFVHGDKDAVVPTSAVATLVEKLKTQKGIVIEQQIVPGANHFFDGKNDELMSVVGTYLDKRLPGTRKDSAA; this is encoded by the coding sequence ATGCCAGAAGTCATCTTCACCGGCGAGAAGGGGCGGCTCGAAGGTCGCTATCAGCCCGCAAAGACGCGCAATTCTCCCATCGCCATCATTCTTCATCCCCACCCCCAGTTCGGGGGGACGATGAACAACCCGCTCGTCTACAATCTGTACTACCAGTTTGTGAACCGCGGCTTCTCGGTACTGCGCTTCAATTTCCGTGGTGTCGGCCGCAGCCAGGGCTCGTTCGACCATGGCACCGGCGAACTGTCCGACGCCGCCGCGGCCTTGGACTGGGCGCAGTCGGTCAATCCCGATGCGCGCGCCTGCTGGATTGCCGGCGTCTCCTTCGGTGCCTGGATCGGCATGCAGCTGCTGATGCGCCGTCCCGAGGTGGAAGGCTTCATCTCGGTGGCCGCCCCGGCGAGCCTTTATGACTTCTCCTTCCTCGCCCCCTGCCCCTCGTCCGGCCTGTTCGTGCATGGCGACAAGGACGCGGTGGTGCCCACCTCGGCGGTGGCGACCCTGGTGGAGAAGCTGAAGACCCAGAAGGGCATCGTCATCGAGCAGCAGATCGTGCCCGGCGCCAACCACTTCTTCGACGGCAAGAATGACGAGCTGATGAGCGTGGTGGGCACCTATCTCGACAAGCGCCTGCCCGGTACCCGCAAGGACAGCGCCGCCTGA